One window from the genome of Roseomonas haemaphysalidis encodes:
- a CDS encoding DUF1194 domain-containing protein — protein sequence MPAAGRGGALSAQSLPSLPARMALTATPAPPTLDVRRKDRRMLRRQMLAVPALIAATPARAADPVDLLLVLAIDASGSIDAEEFRLQREGCAEALAHPSVLAAIRGGPQGAIGIALVEWGAPGGAATVVDWRRVADAAGALAAGDAIRAAPRSRQSWNAIGDAIDHAARLIAAAPFVADEKVIDLSGDAPDMRGLRRAPEARDSAVAAGITVNGLAILGGTPGLAEIYGREVIGGPGAFVMTAEGRADFARAMRAKLVREIA from the coding sequence TTGCCCGCCGCAGGGCGGGGCGGCGCCCTGTCTGCCCAAAGCCTGCCCAGCCTGCCCGCGCGCATGGCGTTGACAGCAACCCCGGCGCCGCCGACCCTGGATGTCCGCCGCAAGGACCGCCGCATGCTGCGCCGCCAGATGCTCGCCGTGCCCGCGCTGATCGCCGCCACCCCGGCCCGGGCCGCCGACCCCGTGGACCTGCTGCTGGTGCTGGCGATCGATGCCTCCGGCAGCATCGACGCCGAGGAATTCCGCCTGCAGCGCGAGGGCTGCGCCGAGGCGCTGGCGCATCCCTCCGTGCTGGCGGCCATCCGGGGCGGGCCGCAGGGCGCCATCGGCATCGCGCTGGTGGAATGGGGGGCGCCGGGCGGTGCGGCCACGGTGGTGGACTGGCGGCGGGTGGCCGATGCCGCGGGTGCGCTGGCGGCGGGCGATGCCATCCGCGCCGCGCCGCGGTCCCGGCAAAGCTGGAACGCCATCGGCGACGCCATCGACCACGCGGCCCGGCTGATCGCCGCCGCGCCCTTCGTGGCGGACGAGAAGGTGATCGACCTGTCGGGCGATGCGCCGGACATGCGGGGCCTGCGCCGCGCGCCCGAAGCGCGGGACAGCGCGGTGGCCGCCGGCATCACCGTCAACGGCCTGGCCATCCTGGGCGGCACGCCGGGGCTGGCGGAGATCTACGGGCGCGAGGTGATCGGCGGCCCCGGCGCCTTTGTGATGACCGCCGAGGGCCGGGCGGATTTCGCCCGCGCGATGCGCGCCAAGCTGGTGCGGGAGATCGCATGA
- a CDS encoding circularly permuted type 2 ATP-grasp protein yields the protein MHAEGAIRTPYAEMARFLDTTGEAALEQKRLEAETLFRRIGVTFAVYTEGGDPERLIPFDVIPRILARDEWERLSQGLEQRVRALNAFLSDVYGKREIIEAGRIPAALVLENEGFLPQMQGFTPPGGVWTVISGIDLVRTGPDNFYVLEDNCRTPSGVSYMLENREAMFRLFPEICARHRIAPVSHYPEELLETLKSIAPARCGAEPCVVVLTPGPYNSAYYEHSFLADEMGVELVEGADLFVRDEAVFMRTTAGPKQVDVIYRRIDDEFLDPECFRADSVVGVPGLMAAYRAGNVALANAPGTGIADDKAVYPYVPEMVRFYLKEEPILSNVPTFMCERPADQDYVLANLDKLVVKLARGSGGYGMLVGPHATQEQRDDFAARIRARPGDYIAQPTLALSTVPTLGEDGIGPRHVDLRPFVLFGKSVRMVPGGLTRVALRQGSLVVNSSQGGGTKDTWVLLEDPPDAAQLALPAPPDAAAMAQSQTLGGMTQSQTPGSQTQGNA from the coding sequence ATGCACGCCGAGGGCGCCATCCGGACCCCCTATGCGGAGATGGCCCGCTTTCTCGACACCACGGGCGAGGCCGCGCTGGAACAGAAGCGGCTGGAAGCGGAAACGCTGTTCCGCCGCATCGGCGTCACCTTCGCGGTGTATACGGAGGGCGGCGACCCGGAGCGGCTGATCCCCTTCGACGTCATCCCCCGCATCCTTGCCCGCGACGAGTGGGAGCGGCTGAGCCAGGGGCTGGAGCAGCGGGTGCGCGCGCTCAACGCCTTTCTGTCCGACGTCTACGGCAAGCGCGAGATCATCGAGGCCGGGCGCATCCCCGCGGCCCTGGTGCTGGAGAACGAGGGCTTTCTGCCGCAGATGCAGGGCTTCACGCCGCCGGGCGGCGTCTGGACCGTGATCAGTGGCATCGACCTGGTGCGCACCGGGCCGGATAACTTCTATGTGCTGGAAGACAATTGCCGCACGCCGTCCGGCGTGTCCTACATGCTGGAAAACCGCGAGGCGATGTTCCGGCTGTTTCCGGAGATCTGCGCCCGCCACCGCATCGCCCCCGTCAGCCACTACCCGGAAGAGCTGCTGGAAACGCTGAAGTCCATCGCCCCCGCCCGCTGCGGCGCCGAGCCCTGCGTGGTGGTGCTGACGCCGGGGCCCTACAACAGCGCCTATTACGAGCACTCCTTTCTGGCCGACGAGATGGGCGTGGAACTGGTGGAAGGCGCCGACCTGTTTGTGCGCGACGAAGCGGTGTTCATGCGCACCACCGCCGGGCCGAAGCAGGTGGACGTCATCTACCGCCGCATCGACGACGAGTTCCTGGACCCCGAATGCTTTCGCGCCGACAGCGTGGTGGGCGTGCCCGGGCTGATGGCGGCCTATCGCGCCGGCAACGTGGCGCTGGCCAACGCGCCCGGCACCGGCATCGCCGACGACAAGGCCGTCTATCCCTACGTGCCCGAGATGGTGCGCTTCTACCTGAAGGAGGAACCGATCCTGTCCAACGTGCCGACCTTCATGTGCGAGCGGCCGGCGGACCAGGACTACGTGCTGGCCAACCTGGACAAGCTGGTGGTGAAGCTGGCGCGCGGCTCCGGCGGCTACGGCATGCTGGTCGGCCCGCATGCCACGCAGGAGCAGCGGGACGACTTCGCGGCGCGCATCCGGGCGCGGCCGGGCGACTACATCGCGCAGCCGACCCTGGCGCTGTCCACCGTGCCGACGCTGGGAGAGGATGGCATCGGCCCGCGCCATGTGGACCTGCGGCCCTTTGTGCTGTTCGGCAAAAGCGTGCGCATGGTGCCGGGCGGGCTGACCCGCGTGGCCCTGCGGCAGGGCTCGCTGGTGGTGAACTCCTCGCAGGGCGGCGGCACCAAGGACACCTGGGTGCTGCTGGAGGACCCGCCGGATGCCGCGCAGCTCGCCCTGCCCGCGCCGCCGGACGCCGCCGCCATGGCGCAAAGCCAGACGTTGGGCGGCATGACGCAGTCGCAAACGCCCGGCAGCCAGACCCAGGGCAACGCCTGA
- a CDS encoding alpha-E domain-containing protein produces the protein MLSRTADCLFWLGRYSERAGNVARGLAATLRMAMLAQPLAADNEWRALLIATGSEPGFSAKHAHANAEAVVHWLTLDLDNPSGIAACVEAGRRNARTVRTALTVDMWEAINDTWIEFRRLDPSVIRGDRLPGFLDWVKSRALLFNGAATDTMLRDDAWRFVHLGTMLERADNTARLLDVRHAAFTPAAEGDAAQYAQWQAVLRSVSALRAYQHVFHARLQPHLVAELLLLRQELPRSLLACYRNVEAVLDAIADNNGGTRGECHALAAALHAQMRQGKVDAVLAGGLHDFLTGTIDRNIALGREIGAFYLSGQRS, from the coding sequence ATGCTGTCCCGCACCGCCGACTGCCTGTTCTGGCTCGGCCGCTATTCCGAACGCGCGGGCAACGTGGCGCGCGGGCTCGCCGCCACGCTGCGCATGGCCATGCTGGCGCAGCCACTGGCCGCCGACAATGAATGGCGCGCGCTGCTGATCGCCACCGGCTCCGAGCCCGGCTTCAGCGCCAAGCACGCCCATGCCAATGCCGAGGCGGTGGTCCACTGGCTGACGCTGGACCTGGACAACCCGTCCGGCATCGCCGCCTGCGTGGAAGCCGGGCGGCGCAATGCCCGCACCGTGCGCACCGCGCTGACGGTGGACATGTGGGAAGCTATCAACGACACCTGGATCGAGTTCCGCCGGCTCGACCCTTCCGTCATCCGCGGCGACCGCCTGCCGGGCTTTCTGGACTGGGTGAAGTCGCGCGCCCTGCTGTTCAACGGCGCCGCGACCGACACCATGCTGCGCGACGACGCCTGGCGCTTCGTGCACCTGGGCACCATGCTGGAGCGCGCCGACAACACCGCGCGGCTGCTGGACGTGCGCCACGCCGCTTTCACCCCGGCGGCGGAAGGCGATGCCGCGCAATACGCGCAGTGGCAGGCGGTGCTGCGCTCCGTGTCCGCGCTGCGCGCCTACCAGCACGTGTTCCACGCCCGGCTGCAGCCGCATCTGGTGGCAGAGCTGCTGCTGCTGCGGCAGGAGCTGCCCCGCTCGCTGCTCGCCTGCTATCGCAACGTGGAAGCGGTGCTGGACGCGATCGCGGACAACAACGGCGGCACGCGCGGCGAATGCCACGCGCTGGCGGCGGCGCTGCATGCGCAGATGCGGCAGGGCAAGGTGGACGCTGTTCTGGCCGGCGGGCTGCACGACTTCCTGACCGGCACCATCGACCGCAACATCGCGCTGGGGCGCGAGATCGGCGCCTTCTACCTGTCCGGCCAGCGTTCCTGA
- a CDS encoding CsbD family protein: MNEDRIKGAADKAGGSIKETLGNATGDGGMQADGVLDKAAGTARNAFGQAKDAANDAAQALSGKASELAGEGPGPLLDRVGDKASEYGRDARDAVVAGASGAAHVVRGFPLVTLGLVAVVAFLAGRVTAPQPKAWYNRDWR, translated from the coding sequence ATGAACGAAGACCGGATCAAGGGCGCGGCCGACAAGGCGGGCGGCAGCATCAAGGAAACCCTCGGCAACGCCACGGGCGACGGCGGCATGCAGGCCGACGGCGTCTTGGACAAGGCCGCCGGCACCGCCCGGAACGCCTTCGGTCAGGCCAAGGATGCCGCCAACGACGCGGCGCAGGCGCTGTCCGGCAAGGCCAGCGAGTTGGCCGGCGAGGGCCCGGGGCCCTTGCTCGACCGGGTGGGCGACAAGGCCAGCGAATACGGCCGCGACGCCCGGGACGCGGTGGTGGCCGGGGCATCCGGCGCCGCGCATGTGGTGCGCGGGTTCCCGCTGGTCACCCTGGGCCTGGTGGCCGTGGTGGCGTTTCTGGCCGGCCGCGTGACGGCGCCCCAGCCGAAGGCCTGGTACAACCGCGACTGGCGCTGA
- a CDS encoding PAS domain-containing protein produces MALPGSPTHADTQQLRSIVAGVSDGVILIDTDQRIVWANQPALAMHGVSDVEALGGTATGYRERFELRYRNRHHLPEGEYPLERVMAGEAFDEVVVEVARAGEPDAQWTHRIRSLVLTDKHGVPDLLVLILRDETERFDAEERFERAFNANPAPALILRLSDLRHIRVNRGFLEMTGFREDQVVGRSAYDVDVLEGAARRELAVERLREGRTIPQMEATLQLPDGRKKCVVLAGQPIDIGSTACMLFTFADLDLRRRAEVALRHSEERYALAFRALPAPALLMTGDDFRVLLANDAFCRDTRRAEADVVGRLARDLPLWADPAAAARLAERFRRDGRLADEDAVLHVQDGAPLACLVSAAVVELGGQRCMLLVAPRAPERARTRADVAAAVAAVMTDAGAIRAMVLDHLARTASDRPQDVPAPALSGLPKRAREVLVLVSQGLDDGAIAERLGLGRVTVRNHINRLYRRLGVGSRGQLIVWARERGMGQEDGQ; encoded by the coding sequence ATGGCCCTCCCTGGCTCCCCCACCCATGCCGACACCCAGCAGCTCCGCTCCATCGTCGCCGGCGTCAGCGACGGCGTGATCCTGATCGACACCGACCAGCGCATCGTCTGGGCCAACCAGCCGGCCCTGGCGATGCACGGCGTGTCGGATGTCGAGGCGCTGGGCGGCACCGCCACCGGCTACCGCGAGCGGTTCGAGCTGCGCTACCGCAACCGCCACCACCTGCCGGAAGGCGAATATCCGCTGGAACGCGTCATGGCCGGCGAGGCCTTCGACGAGGTGGTGGTCGAGGTGGCGCGGGCCGGCGAGCCGGACGCGCAATGGACCCACCGCATCCGCAGCCTGGTGCTGACGGACAAGCACGGCGTGCCGGACCTCCTGGTGCTGATCCTGCGCGACGAGACGGAGCGCTTCGATGCGGAGGAGCGGTTCGAGCGCGCCTTCAACGCCAACCCCGCCCCCGCGCTGATCCTGCGCCTGTCCGACCTGCGCCACATCCGCGTCAACCGCGGCTTTCTGGAAATGACGGGCTTCCGCGAGGATCAGGTGGTCGGCCGCTCGGCCTATGACGTGGACGTGCTGGAAGGCGCCGCGCGGCGTGAGCTGGCGGTGGAACGGCTGCGCGAGGGCCGCACCATCCCGCAGATGGAGGCGACGCTGCAATTGCCGGACGGGCGCAAGAAATGCGTCGTGCTGGCCGGCCAGCCGATCGACATCGGCAGCACCGCCTGCATGCTGTTCACCTTTGCCGATCTGGACCTGCGCCGCCGTGCCGAGGTGGCGCTGCGCCACAGCGAGGAACGCTACGCCCTGGCCTTTCGCGCCCTGCCCGCGCCGGCGCTGCTGATGACCGGGGACGACTTCCGCGTTCTGCTGGCCAACGACGCCTTTTGCCGCGACACCCGCCGCGCGGAAGCCGACGTGGTGGGGCGCCTGGCCCGCGACTTGCCCCTGTGGGCCGACCCCGCCGCCGCCGCCCGCCTGGCCGAGCGCTTCCGCCGCGACGGCCGCCTGGCCGACGAGGACGCCGTGCTGCACGTGCAGGACGGCGCCCCGCTGGCCTGCCTGGTATCCGCCGCCGTGGTGGAGCTGGGCGGGCAGCGCTGCATGCTGCTGGTGGCCCCCCGCGCGCCGGAGCGCGCCAGGACCAGGGCGGATGTCGCGGCGGCGGTGGCCGCCGTGATGACGGATGCTGGTGCCATCCGCGCCATGGTGCTGGACCACCTGGCGCGCACCGCATCCGACCGGCCGCAGGACGTGCCCGCCCCCGCCCTGTCCGGCCTGCCGAAGCGGGCGCGGGAAGTGCTGGTCCTGGTGTCCCAGGGGCTGGACGACGGCGCCATCGCGGAGCGGCTGGGGCTCGGCCGCGTCACGGTGCGCAACCACATCAACCGGTTGTACCGGCGCCTCGGCGTCGGCTCGCGCGGGCAGCTCATCGTTTGGGCGCGCGAGCGGGGCATGGGCCAGGAAGACGGCCAGTAG
- a CDS encoding CsbD family protein, whose amino-acid sequence MDKDRIEGAAKQAVGSVKEAFGKLTGDSKTQAEGAAQKAEGKVQNTAGGIKDTVRDIARK is encoded by the coding sequence ATGGACAAGGACCGCATCGAAGGCGCCGCCAAGCAGGCCGTGGGTTCCGTGAAGGAAGCCTTTGGCAAGCTCACCGGCGACAGCAAGACGCAGGCCGAAGGCGCCGCGCAGAAGGCCGAGGGCAAGGTGCAGAACACCGCCGGCGGCATCAAGGACACGGTGCGCGACATCGCCCGCAAGTAG
- a CDS encoding GMC family oxidoreductase — translation MMEAEYDTIVIGGGSAGATLAARLSEDPAHRVLLLEAGQDLRTADTPEHIQIPNPMRAIGDDDFRWPALMARRTERQEPRLLWRGRAMGGSSTINGQIAIRAVPDDLNRWEAAGCAGWGWDAMLPYFRKLETDKNFPDAPYHGDSGPIPVYRAPMEDWGNVDRALRDASLALGYGWCEDHNAPTGTGASPYAINSIAGRRVSTNDGYLEPARGRANLRIVGHAMVEGILLEGNRPHASGVQVRVNGETHRPRARREVILCAGAIHSPAILQRSGIGPAALLEKLGIAVRADLPVGENLLDHPIVGAFLHLRDDSQVGTLMHRHTNCCLRYGSGLGGAGDNDMIMIAGNLAGAALSKNGPDSTRGRIAVSVYQAFSQGHVRITTTDPAVDPAVEERMLSDERDLLRMRDGVRRLREICLSDGVRRVAHRAEYGVSGRSMEDALSDAELDDWLFGEVGDAQHASGTCRMGAEDDPRSVVDSECRVLGCTGLRVVDASIMPEVPRANTHLTTVAIAERMADRLGNAA, via the coding sequence ATGATGGAAGCCGAATACGATACCATCGTCATCGGCGGCGGCTCCGCCGGCGCCACGCTCGCCGCGCGGCTGAGCGAGGACCCGGCCCACCGCGTGTTGCTGCTGGAAGCCGGGCAGGACCTGCGCACCGCCGACACGCCCGAGCATATCCAGATCCCCAACCCGATGCGCGCCATCGGCGACGACGACTTCCGCTGGCCCGCCCTGATGGCGCGGCGCACCGAGCGGCAGGAGCCGCGCCTGTTGTGGCGTGGCCGCGCCATGGGCGGCAGTTCCACCATCAACGGGCAGATCGCCATCCGCGCCGTGCCGGACGACCTAAACCGCTGGGAAGCGGCGGGCTGCGCCGGCTGGGGCTGGGATGCGATGCTGCCGTATTTTCGCAAGCTGGAAACCGACAAGAACTTCCCCGACGCGCCGTACCATGGCGACAGCGGGCCGATCCCGGTCTACCGGGCGCCGATGGAAGACTGGGGCAACGTGGACCGCGCCCTGCGCGATGCCTCGCTGGCCCTCGGCTACGGCTGGTGCGAGGACCACAACGCCCCCACCGGCACCGGTGCCTCGCCCTACGCCATCAACAGCATCGCCGGGCGCCGCGTGTCCACTAACGACGGCTACCTGGAGCCGGCGCGCGGGCGCGCCAACCTGCGGATCGTCGGGCACGCGATGGTGGAAGGCATCCTGCTGGAAGGCAACCGCCCGCACGCCAGCGGCGTGCAGGTGCGCGTCAACGGCGAAACCCATCGCCCCCGCGCGCGGCGCGAGGTCATCCTTTGCGCCGGCGCCATCCATTCCCCCGCCATCCTGCAACGCTCCGGCATCGGTCCCGCGGCGCTGCTGGAAAAGCTCGGCATCGCGGTGCGGGCCGACCTTCCGGTGGGCGAGAATCTTCTGGACCACCCCATCGTCGGCGCCTTTCTGCACCTGCGCGACGACTCCCAGGTGGGCACGCTGATGCACCGCCACACCAACTGCTGCCTGCGCTACGGCTCCGGCCTCGGCGGCGCGGGCGACAACGACATGATCATGATCGCCGGCAACCTGGCCGGCGCGGCGCTGAGCAAGAATGGGCCGGATTCCACGCGCGGGCGCATCGCCGTGTCCGTGTACCAGGCTTTCAGCCAGGGCCATGTGCGCATCACCACCACCGACCCCGCCGTGGACCCGGCGGTGGAGGAGCGCATGCTGTCCGACGAGCGCGACCTCCTGCGCATGCGCGACGGCGTGCGCCGCCTGCGCGAGATCTGCCTGTCGGACGGCGTGCGGCGCGTCGCGCACCGTGCCGAATACGGCGTGTCCGGCCGCTCCATGGAAGATGCGCTGAGCGATGCGGAGCTGGACGACTGGCTGTTCGGGGAGGTCGGCGACGCGCAGCACGCCAGCGGCACCTGCCGCATGGGCGCGGAGGATGACCCGCGCAGCGTGGTGGACAGCGAATGCCGCGTGCTGGGCTGCACCGGGCTGCGGGTGGTCGATGCCTCCATCATGCCCGAGGTGCCGCGCGCCAACACCCACCTAACCACGGTCGCCATCGCCGAGCGCATGGCCGACCGGCTGGGCAACGCGGCATGA
- a CDS encoding M20/M25/M40 family metallo-hydrolase, whose protein sequence is MSDTVADALAARADAVRARLEALIRLPSVSTDPSFEPGMRAARAYLLDWFRDMGLDEVQELDGGGHPALYGSWSGAPGKPTLLIYGHYDVQPPDPVEEWTSPPFEPTERDGCLFGRGASDDKGSSVIAIAAVEAWLRQPGGCPVNIKLFLEGEEEVGSPTLPAIVAKFGTLLRADAMLSADGGRASRTIPTINVGARGNTGFEVKLSTAAKDLHSGKYGGAVRNALHEMAKLVATLHDAEGRIAVAGYLDSVAPPSNQARNDTAAFPVDEAEFCAEVGAAPLGEPGYTLRERLTLRPSIDVNGLWGGYTGPGAKTVIPREARAKLTMRLVAGQDPAEARALVQAHLRAQCPPGARVEFTVQGGGSPASSLPLSHPLVRAGSTVLERLLGQRPVPVRLAATVPITALFKKLLGIETLMFAFGLPDEDVHAPNEFFRLSSIPLGLRAWVMLLQELGQVDPAAFHVKDTVP, encoded by the coding sequence ATGAGCGACACTGTCGCCGATGCCCTGGCCGCGCGGGCCGATGCCGTCCGCGCCCGGCTGGAAGCGCTGATCCGCCTGCCCAGCGTCAGCACCGACCCGTCCTTCGAGCCCGGCATGCGGGCCGCCCGCGCCTACCTGCTGGACTGGTTCCGCGACATGGGGCTGGACGAGGTGCAGGAGCTGGATGGCGGCGGCCACCCCGCGCTCTACGGCAGCTGGAGCGGCGCGCCGGGCAAGCCCACCCTGCTGATCTACGGCCATTACGACGTGCAGCCGCCGGACCCGGTGGAGGAATGGACCAGCCCGCCCTTCGAGCCGACGGAGCGCGATGGCTGCCTGTTCGGCCGCGGCGCCTCGGACGACAAGGGCTCCTCCGTCATCGCCATCGCCGCCGTGGAGGCATGGCTGCGCCAGCCCGGCGGCTGCCCCGTCAACATCAAGCTGTTTCTGGAAGGCGAGGAGGAAGTCGGCAGCCCCACCCTGCCCGCCATCGTCGCGAAGTTCGGCACGCTGCTGCGGGCGGACGCCATGCTGTCCGCCGATGGCGGCCGCGCCAGCCGCACCATTCCCACCATCAATGTCGGCGCGCGCGGCAACACGGGCTTCGAGGTGAAGCTTTCCACCGCCGCCAAGGACCTGCATTCCGGAAAGTATGGCGGGGCCGTGCGCAACGCGCTGCACGAGATGGCCAAGCTGGTGGCCACCCTGCACGACGCGGAAGGCCGCATCGCGGTTGCCGGCTACCTGGACAGTGTGGCACCACCGTCCAACCAGGCGCGAAACGACACCGCCGCCTTTCCGGTGGACGAGGCGGAATTCTGCGCCGAGGTCGGCGCCGCGCCGCTGGGCGAGCCGGGCTACACCCTGCGGGAGCGGCTGACGCTGCGCCCTTCCATCGACGTCAACGGCCTGTGGGGCGGCTACACCGGCCCCGGCGCCAAGACCGTGATCCCGCGCGAGGCGCGCGCCAAGCTGACCATGCGGCTGGTGGCCGGCCAGGACCCGGCCGAGGCCCGCGCGCTGGTGCAGGCCCACCTGCGCGCGCAGTGCCCGCCCGGCGCGCGCGTGGAGTTCACGGTGCAGGGCGGCGGCTCGCCCGCTTCCAGCCTGCCGCTGTCCCACCCCCTGGTGCGGGCCGGCAGCACGGTGCTGGAGCGGTTGCTGGGCCAGCGCCCGGTGCCGGTGCGGTTGGCCGCGACGGTGCCCATCACCGCGCTGTTCAAGAAGCTGCTGGGCATCGAGACGCTGATGTTCGCCTTCGGCCTGCCGGACGAGGACGTGCACGCACCCAACGAGTTCTTTCGCCTGTCCTCCATCCCGCTCGGGCTGCGTGCCTGGGTGATGCTGCTGCAGGAGCTGGGCCAGGTGGACCCCGCCGCGTTCCATGTGAAGGACACCGTGCCATGA
- a CDS encoding ABC transporter substrate-binding protein, which yields MSRFKAALLAFAVLASPAAAQAPLTVLRVVPQADVAVTDPLFTTAWISTIHGTMVWESLFAWDSQLQARPQMAREWSTSADGLTWRFTLRDGLKFHDGSPVTTEDVIASLRRWMGIDAMARKVAAVTTAMTVVDAKTFEWRLSAPVPGLLDTLAAAPSHFAVIMRARDIPEPGKPATSVIGSGPFRFNTDLRVSGARVVYDRNPDYVPRDEPPDGLAGGRVVKVDRVEFQVQPDQATAVSALQAGEVDILERPSFDLLPLLRGNRQVKLQVLTELASQAVLRPNALYPPFNDPRARLALSYIINQDDQMSAGYGDAAYFQACNSFFVCGSPNGTTAGAEDFGPNLARARQLLAEAGYKGEPIRMPATRDISYMGPMAEVASDAMRQAGLNVQVEWSDWASVVSRTTNQGAPDAGGWNIYVSGMPGVLAWTPSTNIFAAMPCDRSNLAGWPCDEEVEALRTRYANAPTAERPAILDALQRRLAVVNPYRLLGQATQPVAFRSNVAGLLNSPVIAYWNISKD from the coding sequence ATGAGCCGCTTCAAGGCCGCCCTGCTCGCCTTCGCCGTGCTCGCTTCCCCCGCCGCCGCGCAGGCGCCGCTGACGGTGCTGCGCGTGGTGCCGCAGGCCGACGTGGCGGTGACCGACCCGCTGTTCACCACCGCCTGGATCTCCACCATCCATGGCACCATGGTCTGGGAAAGCCTGTTCGCATGGGACAGCCAGTTGCAGGCGCGGCCGCAGATGGCACGGGAATGGAGCACCTCGGCCGACGGGCTCACCTGGCGCTTCACGCTGCGCGACGGGCTGAAGTTCCACGACGGCTCGCCCGTCACCACGGAGGACGTGATCGCCTCCCTGCGCCGCTGGATGGGCATCGACGCGATGGCCAGGAAGGTCGCCGCCGTCACCACCGCCATGACCGTGGTGGATGCGAAGACTTTTGAATGGCGCTTGTCCGCGCCCGTGCCCGGGCTGCTGGACACGCTGGCGGCCGCGCCGTCCCACTTCGCGGTCATCATGCGCGCGCGGGACATCCCGGAACCGGGCAAGCCCGCCACGTCCGTGATCGGCTCCGGCCCTTTCCGCTTCAATACCGACCTGCGCGTCAGCGGTGCCCGCGTGGTCTACGACCGCAACCCCGACTACGTGCCGCGCGACGAACCGCCGGATGGCCTCGCCGGCGGCCGCGTGGTCAAGGTGGACCGCGTGGAGTTCCAGGTGCAGCCCGACCAGGCCACCGCCGTCAGCGCCCTGCAGGCCGGCGAGGTGGACATCCTGGAACGCCCCTCCTTCGACCTGCTGCCCCTGCTGCGCGGCAACCGGCAGGTGAAGCTGCAGGTGCTGACGGAACTGGCCAGCCAAGCGGTACTGCGGCCCAACGCGCTGTATCCGCCGTTCAACGACCCGCGCGCCCGGCTGGCCCTGTCCTACATCATCAACCAGGACGACCAGATGTCCGCCGGCTACGGCGACGCCGCCTACTTCCAGGCCTGCAACTCGTTCTTCGTCTGCGGTTCGCCCAACGGCACCACGGCGGGTGCGGAGGACTTCGGGCCCAACCTCGCCCGCGCGCGCCAGCTGCTGGCCGAGGCCGGCTACAAGGGCGAGCCCATCCGCATGCCCGCCACGCGCGACATCTCCTACATGGGCCCCATGGCCGAGGTGGCGTCGGACGCCATGCGGCAGGCCGGGCTGAACGTGCAGGTGGAATGGAGCGACTGGGCCAGCGTGGTCAGCCGCACCACCAACCAGGGCGCACCCGATGCCGGCGGCTGGAACATCTATGTCAGCGGCATGCCCGGCGTGCTGGCCTGGACCCCCAGCACCAACATCTTCGCCGCCATGCCCTGCGACCGCAGCAACCTGGCCGGCTGGCCCTGCGACGAGGAGGTCGAGGCGCTGCGCACCCGCTACGCCAACGCCCCCACCGCCGAGCGGCCCGCCATTCTGGACGCGCTGCAGCGGCGGCTGGCGGTGGTCAACCCGTACCGCCTGCTGGGGCAGGCCACGCAGCCGGTGGCCTTCCGCAGCAACGTGGCGGGGCTGCTCAATTCGCCCGTCATCGCCTACTGGAACATCAGCAAGGACTAG